GCCTCACCTTAAGTGCCATGTCTATCGCCCTCCTTTTGGGAAGCTATGAAAAAAAGGCCTGGGCCGTAAGGCCTTCTTTCTTTCCCAAGGGTGATTCCTGGAAACGGGTTCTTTTGACTTTCCTCTCGTTGATCGCCTACAACCTGCTTTTAAACCC
This region of Deltaproteobacteria bacterium genomic DNA includes:
- a CDS encoding tripartite tricarboxylate transporter TctB family protein; amino-acid sequence: MEKTQSHYNRIAAIFFLIVGIFFFLYARSVEIGSWNEPGPGFLPFWAGLTLSAMSIALLLGSYEKKAWAVRPSFFPKGDSWKRVLLTFLSLIAYNLLLNP